The following proteins come from a genomic window of Scomber japonicus isolate fScoJap1 chromosome 4, fScoJap1.pri, whole genome shotgun sequence:
- the LOC128357961 gene encoding 5-aminolevulinate synthase, non-specific, mitochondrial-like isoform X2 produces MDAVLRRCPFLTAAPRVFLQLAGKSSLVSYAQKCPVMMDLASIPLARALSSSASATQGTPTNEDQKHEVKLPPGHIMPPAGQAVGSKCPFLAAEMVQNNNRVVREASTELQEDFQEMHSFRTGKNLDLSVVDLIEADKVSTKSQKNPLKPISSNVSHLLKDNLPKAVTFKYDKFFEEKIDSKKMDHSYRVFKTVNRRAPSFPMADDYSESFHAKRDVSVWCSNDYLGMSRHPKVTETIMVTLRNHGAGAGGTRNISGTSKFHVDLEYELADLHAKDAALLFTSCFVANDSTLFTLAKMLPGCEIYSDAGNHASMIQGIRNSRVKKFIFRHNDVSHLQELLEKSDPSTPKIVAFETVHSMDGAVCPLEEMCDIAHKFGAITFVDEVHAVGLYGPRGGGIGERDRVMQKMDIISGTLGKAFGCVGGYIASTSALVDTVRSYAAGFIFTTSLPPMLLAGARESIKILKSKEGQMLRRKHQRSVKLLRQMLMDSGLPVVHCPSHIIPVRVADAEKNTEICDIMMSRYNIYVQAINYPTVAKGEELLRIAPTPHHTPQMMSYFVDQLVKTWKEVGMELQPHSSAECNFCQQPLHFELMSEREKSYFTGLSHMISAVA; encoded by the exons ATGGACGCAGTGCTCCGCCGGTGCCCTTTTCTGACTGCTGCACCCAGAGTTTTCCTGCAACTGGCTGGGAAGTCATCGCTGGTCAGCTATGCCCAAAAATGCCCTGTGATGATGGACCTGGCCTCCATACCTCTGGCCAGAGCTCTGTCGTCTTCAGCTTCTGCAACCCAAGGCACACCAACAAATGAGG ATCAAAAACATGAAGTAAAGTTGCCTCCAGGCCATATCATGCCACCTGCTGGCCAGGCTGTAGGTTCCAAATGCCCGTTTCTGGCTGCAGAGATGGTGCAAAACAACAATAGGGTAGTGAGGGAAGCCAGCACAGAGCTGCAGGAGGACTTTCAGGAGATGCATTCTTTCCGTACAG GGAAAAATTTGGATTTATCTGTTGTGGATCTTATTGAGGCGGACAAGGTCAGCACAAAATCCCAGAAAAACCCTCTAAAACCCATATCTTCCAATGTGTCTCATCTCCTGAAGGATAATTTGCCTAAGG CTGTCACCTTCAAGTATGACAAGTTCTTTGAGGAGAAGATTGACAGCAAGAAGATGGATCACTCTTACAGGGTTTTTAAAACAGTGAACCGGCGTGCCCCCTCATTCCCCATGGCTGACGACTACTCAGAATCTTTTCATGCCAAGAGAGACGTGTCTGTGTGGTGCAGCAATGACTACCTCGGCATGAGCCGTCACCCAAAGGTCACCGAGACTATCAT GGTGACTTTACGGAATCATGGTGCTGGTGCAGGAGGTACACGAAACATTTCGGGGACAAGCAAATTCCATGTGGACCTGGAATATGAGCTCGCTGACCTGCACGCCAAAGATGCCGCACTGTTGTTCACTTCCTGCTTTGTGGCCAACGACTCCACATTATTTACTTTGGCAAAGATGCTACCAG GTTGTGAAATCTACTCTGACGCTGGCAACCATGCGTCAATGATCCAGGGTATACGGAACAGCAGAGTCAAGAAGTTTATTTTCCGTCACAATGACGTCAGCCACCTACAAGAGCTGCTTGAGAAGTCAGACCCCTCTACTCCAAAGATCGTTGCCTTTGAGACAGTGCATTCAATGGATG GGGCTGTGTGTCCACTAGAAGAGATGTGTGATATTGCCCACAAGTTTGGTGCTATTACCTTTGTGGATGAAGTGCATGCTGTGGGCTTGTATGGGCCCAGAGGAGGAGGGAtcggagaaagagacagagtcATGCAGAAGATGGACATCATCTCTGGTACCCTTG GCAAGGCATTTGGCTGCGTTGGTGGCTATATTGCTAGCACCAGCGCCCTCGTGGACACAGTACGCTCCTATGCTGCAGGCTTCATTTTCACCACTTCGTTGCCCCCTATGCTTTTGGCTGGGGCAAGGGAGTCTATCAAGATCCTGAAAAGCAAAGAAGGCCAGATGCTCAGGAGGAAACATCAGAGGAGTGTCAAGTTGCTCCGACAGATGCTGATGGACTCGGGCCTTCCTGTGGTCCACTGCCCAAGCCACATTATTCCTGTCAGG GTGGCAGATGCAGAGAAGAACACTGAGATCTGTGATATCATGATGTCTCGTTACAACATCTACGTCCAGGCAATCAACTACCCCACTGTGGCTAAAGGAGAGGAGCTGCTTCGCATCGCTCCCACACCACACCATACTCCCCAGATGATGTCCTACTTTGTTG ACCAGCTGGTGAAAACGTGGAAAGAGGTGGGCATGGAGCTGCAGCCGCACTCCTCAGCAGAGTGTAACTTCTGCCAGCAGCCTCTTCACTTTGAGCTGATGAGTGAGAGGGAGAAATCCTACTTCACAGGCCTCAGTCACATGATATCAGCTGTAGCCTGA
- the LOC128357961 gene encoding 5-aminolevulinate synthase, non-specific, mitochondrial-like isoform X1 → MFSLLSLISLSPNILMLSFYFQFRSKVSHMDAVLRRCPFLTAAPRVFLQLAGKSSLVSYAQKCPVMMDLASIPLARALSSSASATQGTPTNEDQKHEVKLPPGHIMPPAGQAVGSKCPFLAAEMVQNNNRVVREASTELQEDFQEMHSFRTGKNLDLSVVDLIEADKVSTKSQKNPLKPISSNVSHLLKDNLPKAVTFKYDKFFEEKIDSKKMDHSYRVFKTVNRRAPSFPMADDYSESFHAKRDVSVWCSNDYLGMSRHPKVTETIMVTLRNHGAGAGGTRNISGTSKFHVDLEYELADLHAKDAALLFTSCFVANDSTLFTLAKMLPGCEIYSDAGNHASMIQGIRNSRVKKFIFRHNDVSHLQELLEKSDPSTPKIVAFETVHSMDGAVCPLEEMCDIAHKFGAITFVDEVHAVGLYGPRGGGIGERDRVMQKMDIISGTLGKAFGCVGGYIASTSALVDTVRSYAAGFIFTTSLPPMLLAGARESIKILKSKEGQMLRRKHQRSVKLLRQMLMDSGLPVVHCPSHIIPVRVADAEKNTEICDIMMSRYNIYVQAINYPTVAKGEELLRIAPTPHHTPQMMSYFVDQLVKTWKEVGMELQPHSSAECNFCQQPLHFELMSEREKSYFTGLSHMISAVA, encoded by the exons ATGTTTAGTCTACTTTCCTTGATTTCATTGTCTCCTAATATTTTAATGCTCTCTTTCTATTTCCAATTCAGGTCAAAAGTATCTCATATGGACGCAGTGCTCCGCCGGTGCCCTTTTCTGACTGCTGCACCCAGAGTTTTCCTGCAACTGGCTGGGAAGTCATCGCTGGTCAGCTATGCCCAAAAATGCCCTGTGATGATGGACCTGGCCTCCATACCTCTGGCCAGAGCTCTGTCGTCTTCAGCTTCTGCAACCCAAGGCACACCAACAAATGAGG ATCAAAAACATGAAGTAAAGTTGCCTCCAGGCCATATCATGCCACCTGCTGGCCAGGCTGTAGGTTCCAAATGCCCGTTTCTGGCTGCAGAGATGGTGCAAAACAACAATAGGGTAGTGAGGGAAGCCAGCACAGAGCTGCAGGAGGACTTTCAGGAGATGCATTCTTTCCGTACAG GGAAAAATTTGGATTTATCTGTTGTGGATCTTATTGAGGCGGACAAGGTCAGCACAAAATCCCAGAAAAACCCTCTAAAACCCATATCTTCCAATGTGTCTCATCTCCTGAAGGATAATTTGCCTAAGG CTGTCACCTTCAAGTATGACAAGTTCTTTGAGGAGAAGATTGACAGCAAGAAGATGGATCACTCTTACAGGGTTTTTAAAACAGTGAACCGGCGTGCCCCCTCATTCCCCATGGCTGACGACTACTCAGAATCTTTTCATGCCAAGAGAGACGTGTCTGTGTGGTGCAGCAATGACTACCTCGGCATGAGCCGTCACCCAAAGGTCACCGAGACTATCAT GGTGACTTTACGGAATCATGGTGCTGGTGCAGGAGGTACACGAAACATTTCGGGGACAAGCAAATTCCATGTGGACCTGGAATATGAGCTCGCTGACCTGCACGCCAAAGATGCCGCACTGTTGTTCACTTCCTGCTTTGTGGCCAACGACTCCACATTATTTACTTTGGCAAAGATGCTACCAG GTTGTGAAATCTACTCTGACGCTGGCAACCATGCGTCAATGATCCAGGGTATACGGAACAGCAGAGTCAAGAAGTTTATTTTCCGTCACAATGACGTCAGCCACCTACAAGAGCTGCTTGAGAAGTCAGACCCCTCTACTCCAAAGATCGTTGCCTTTGAGACAGTGCATTCAATGGATG GGGCTGTGTGTCCACTAGAAGAGATGTGTGATATTGCCCACAAGTTTGGTGCTATTACCTTTGTGGATGAAGTGCATGCTGTGGGCTTGTATGGGCCCAGAGGAGGAGGGAtcggagaaagagacagagtcATGCAGAAGATGGACATCATCTCTGGTACCCTTG GCAAGGCATTTGGCTGCGTTGGTGGCTATATTGCTAGCACCAGCGCCCTCGTGGACACAGTACGCTCCTATGCTGCAGGCTTCATTTTCACCACTTCGTTGCCCCCTATGCTTTTGGCTGGGGCAAGGGAGTCTATCAAGATCCTGAAAAGCAAAGAAGGCCAGATGCTCAGGAGGAAACATCAGAGGAGTGTCAAGTTGCTCCGACAGATGCTGATGGACTCGGGCCTTCCTGTGGTCCACTGCCCAAGCCACATTATTCCTGTCAGG GTGGCAGATGCAGAGAAGAACACTGAGATCTGTGATATCATGATGTCTCGTTACAACATCTACGTCCAGGCAATCAACTACCCCACTGTGGCTAAAGGAGAGGAGCTGCTTCGCATCGCTCCCACACCACACCATACTCCCCAGATGATGTCCTACTTTGTTG ACCAGCTGGTGAAAACGTGGAAAGAGGTGGGCATGGAGCTGCAGCCGCACTCCTCAGCAGAGTGTAACTTCTGCCAGCAGCCTCTTCACTTTGAGCTGATGAGTGAGAGGGAGAAATCCTACTTCACAGGCCTCAGTCACATGATATCAGCTGTAGCCTGA
- the spo11 gene encoding meiotic recombination protein SPO11 — MGSHIAELFTEIDKLRVQLLNNAEVMADCQRVQEGISNNVIFTRIENIILGIVTSLSKDEAPVLALPNRSSWANISFDSAVGLQMSSESSVTTIRSDCPMSVTKFAQILKILSVIYRLVQSNSYATKRDIYYNNTQLFGSQKIVDSIVDDICCLLKVPRRSLHVLATSKGLISGDLCYMEEDGTRIDCHSSSAAVAVSSNIDGIRDIVSSAKFVMIVEKDATFQRLLDDNFCTKLSPCIIITGKGVPDVNSRLMVRKLWDTLHIPIFALVDADPHGIEIMCIYKYGSVAMSFEAHSLTVPSVMWLGLLPSDLQRLRVPEVALIPLTKRDESKLNSLLERPYLTSQPEWQKEMELMKQSKVKAEIQSLAAIAPDFLTSIYLPNKLRFGGWV, encoded by the exons ATGGGATCCCACATAGCGGAACTATTTACTGAAATTGACAAACTCCGTGTTCAACTACTGAACAATGCTGAGGTAATGGCGGACTGCCAGCGTGTCCAGGAAGGAATAAGCAA caATGTCATTTTCACCCGCATTGAAAACATAATTCTGGGAATAGTGACCAGTCTGTCTAAAGATGAGGCCCCTGTCCTGGCACTGCCCAACAGATCCAGCTGGGCCAACATCAG TTTTGACAGTGCCGTCGGGCTTCAAATGAGTTCAGAAAGCTCTGTCACCACCATTAGGAGCGACTGTCCTATGTCTGTCACTAAATTTG cACAAATTCTCAAGATTCTCTCAGTCATCTACAGACTTGTGCAGAGTAACTCATATGCTACAAAAAG AGACATCTACTACAACAATACACAGCTGTTTGGTTCACAGAAAATTGTGGATAGTATCGTGGATGATATCTGCTGCTTGCTAAAGGTTCCTCGAAGATCACTGCATGTG TTGGCCACGTCCAAGGGATTAATATCAGGTGATCTGTGTTACATGGAGGAGGATGGCACAAGGATTGACTGCCACTCCAGCTCTGCT GCTGTTGCAGTTTCCTCAAACATTGATGGGATTAGAG ATATTGTATCGTCTGCAAAATTTGTCATGATAGTTGAGAAGGATGCAACATTTCAGAGACTGCTAGATGACAACTTCTGCACAAAGCTCTCTCCTTGCATCATAATAACA GGCAAAGGCGTGCCAGATGTGAACAGCAGGTTGATGGTGAGAAAACTCTGGGACACGCTGCACATCCCCATCTTCGCCCTGGTGGATGCTGACCCTCATG GCATTGAGATCATGTGTATCTACAAGTACGGATCAGTG GCCATGTCGTTTGAGGCCCACAGTCTGACCGTCCCCAGCGTTATGTGGCTAGGCCTCCTCCCCTCTGACCTCCAGAG ATTGCGGGTTCCAGAGGTCGCCCTGATCCCCCTCACCAAGAGAGATGAAAGCAAACTCAACAGCCTCCTTGAAAGGCCGTACTTAACTAGTCAACCGGAGTGGCAGAAAGAG ATGGAGCTCATGAAGCAGAGTAAGGTCAAGGCTGAAATACAGTCCCTGGCAGCCATAGCTCCTGATTTCCTCACCAGCATCTACCTGCCCAATAAGCTGCGTTTTGGAGGCTGGGTATGA
- the LOC128357973 gene encoding dual specificity protein phosphatase 7-like has protein sequence MSNVTPSKSVEWLQLELESGGSSLLLLDCRSHELYESSHIETAINLAIPGLMLRRLKKGSMPIRTIIPNHEDKEKFIRRCKTDTVVLYDECTVDWQDSGAPATVLGLLLQKLWEDGCKAYYLEGGFVKFHTEYPEHCETLLDSSCPSSSPPLSVLGFGNLRINSDCSDGESDREPSSATESEESPIPSNQPAFPVQILPYLYLGCAKDSTNLDVLGQYNIKYILNVTPNLPNMFEHDGHFRYKQIPISDHWSQNLSQFFPEAISFIDEARSKQCGILVHCLAGISRSVTVTVAYLMQKLNLSLNDAYDFVKRKKSNISPNFNFMGQLLDFERTLGLHSPCDNRSTNEEQLFFTTPTNHNVFQLDTLEST, from the exons ATGTCTAATGTGACGCCGAGTAAAAGCGTGGAATGGCTGCAACTCGAGTTAGAGTCCGGAGGCAGTTCTCTGCTCCTGCTGGACTGCCGTTCACATGAGCTTTATGAATCATCCCACATAGAAACCGCCATAAACCTGGCCATACCGGGATTGATGCTCCGGAGGCTCAAAAAGGGTAGCATGCCTATTCGGACTATCATCCCCAACCATGAGGATAAAGAGAAGTTCATAAGACGGTGTAAGACGGACACGGTGGTCCTGTATGATGAATGCACAGTGGACTGGCAGGACAGCGGAGCGCCGGCGACAGTGTTGGGTCTGCTTCTTCAGAAACTCTGGGAAGACGGCTGTAAAGCGTATTACCTGGAAG GTGGATTTGTAAAGTTTCACACAGAGTACCCAGAACACTGTGAGACGCTCCTTGATAGCTCCTGTCCGAGCTCTTCTCCTCCGCTGTCCGTTCTGGGTTTTGGAAATCTCCGGATCAACTCCGATTGTTCCGATGGGGAATCCGATCGAGAGCCGAGCAGTGCCACGGAGTCCGAGGAGAGCCCCATCCCCAGCAATCAGCCCGCCTTCCCTGTCCAGATCCTGCCCTACCTTTACCTGGGCTGCGCCAAAGACTCCACTAACCTAGACGTGCTGGGCCAGTACAACATCAAGTACATCCTGAATGTCACGCCCAATCTCCCCAACATGTTTGAACATGACGGTCACTTCAGGTACAAACAGATCCCCATTTCGGACCACTGGAGTCAAAATCTGTCCCAGTTCTTCCCAGAGGCCATATCATTTATAG ATGAGGCTCGGTCTAAGCAATGCGGCATCCTGGTCCACTGTCTGGCAGGCATCAGTCGCTCAGTCACGGTCACTGTGGCCTACCTGATGCAAAAACTCAACCTCTCTCTAAACGATGCATATGACTTTGTTAAGAGGAAGAAGTCCAACATTTCTCCAAACTTCAACTTCATGGGTCAGCTCCTGGACTTTGAGAGGACGCTTGGACTTCACAGCCCCTGTGATAACCGTTCCACCAACGAGGAGCAGCTCTTCTTCACCACGCCAACCAATCACAACGTCTTCCAGCTGGACACACTGGAGTCAACATAA